One Gemmatimonadaceae bacterium DNA segment encodes these proteins:
- the yhbY gene encoding ribosome assembly RNA-binding protein YhbY — MKGRERAELRSEAHHLSPLVHVGKEGLSATLITSLDDTLRTHELVKVKLGKNADVKAKDAAAALALATKSEVVQVIGHTATFYRENPDLEKGDLPPWKR; from the coding sequence ATGAAAGGACGCGAGCGCGCCGAGCTGAGAAGTGAAGCACATCATCTCAGTCCGCTCGTCCACGTCGGCAAGGAAGGACTTTCGGCAACGTTGATCACATCGCTCGACGACACGCTGCGCACGCACGAGCTCGTGAAGGTGAAGCTCGGAAAAAACGCCGACGTGAAAGCAAAGGATGCAGCAGCGGCACTCGCCCTGGCGACGAAGTCGGAAGTCGTCCAGGTGATCGGTCACACGGCGACGTTCTATCGGGAGAATCCCGATCTCGAGAAAGGCGACTTGCCGCCCTGGAAGCGGTAG
- a CDS encoding type II toxin-antitoxin system prevent-host-death family antitoxin, with protein sequence MTKIIKLYDAKTHLSDLVERASRGEEFIIAKGDEPKARLVPITKLAQPRAPGGWEGRLWISDDFDAPLPPEIADAFEGKNE encoded by the coding sequence ATGACCAAAATCATTAAACTGTACGACGCGAAGACGCACCTCTCCGATCTTGTCGAGCGCGCATCGCGAGGCGAGGAGTTCATCATCGCCAAAGGCGACGAGCCCAAAGCCCGCCTCGTCCCGATCACCAAACTCGCGCAGCCCCGCGCGCCCGGAGGATGGGAAGGCCGCCTCTGGATCTCGGACGATTTCGACGCCCCGCTCCCGCCCGAAATCGCGGACGCGTTCGAAGGCAAGAATGAGTGA
- a CDS encoding aldo/keto reductase, translated as MERRRFVELVGVLAAGTLLKKDEALDAITRPIPSSGERIPVIGMGTWLTFDVGRSESTRATLRDVLQTFFNRGGRVIDSSPMYGRAELVVGDLLPQIKPRPPLFSATKVWTPGRRLGVMQMEASQKLWRVPKFDLLQVHNLVDWEGHLQTLKEFKASGRVRYIGVTTSHGRRHDELERIMLREPLDFVQITYNLADRSVENRILPLARERRMAVIINRPLDGGELFDRVRGKALPAWAREFDCTTWSQFFLKFVFSHPAVTCAIPATSQPAHMVENMGAGVGRLPDTPMRARMASHFSTL; from the coding sequence ATGGAACGCCGTCGCTTTGTTGAACTAGTCGGAGTTCTCGCGGCCGGAACTCTGCTGAAAAAGGACGAAGCACTCGACGCGATAACCAGACCGATTCCATCGAGCGGCGAACGGATTCCCGTCATCGGCATGGGCACCTGGCTGACCTTCGACGTCGGCCGGTCCGAATCGACCCGCGCGACACTGCGCGACGTCCTCCAGACTTTCTTCAACCGCGGCGGGCGAGTCATCGATTCGTCACCCATGTACGGAAGAGCCGAGCTCGTCGTCGGTGATCTCCTGCCTCAGATCAAACCTCGGCCACCGCTCTTCTCAGCAACCAAAGTCTGGACACCGGGCCGACGCCTTGGCGTGATGCAGATGGAGGCATCGCAGAAACTCTGGCGCGTCCCGAAGTTCGACCTGCTCCAGGTGCACAACCTCGTCGACTGGGAAGGCCATCTCCAGACGCTCAAGGAATTTAAAGCGAGCGGTCGCGTGCGCTACATCGGCGTCACGACGTCGCACGGCAGGCGGCACGACGAGCTCGAGCGCATCATGCTGCGCGAGCCGCTCGACTTCGTGCAAATCACCTACAACCTCGCGGACCGCTCCGTCGAGAATCGCATCCTGCCGCTGGCGCGCGAACGAAGAATGGCAGTCATCATTAACCGACCGCTGGATGGAGGAGAGCTTTTCGACAGGGTTCGAGGGAAAGCGCTTCCGGCATGGGCGCGCGAATTCGACTGCACGACATGGTCGCAATTCTTTCTCAAATTCGTCTTTTCACATCCGGCAGTGACGTGCGCAATTCCCGCGACGTCGCAGCCCGCGCACATGGTAGAGAACATGGGGGCCGGGGTCGGGCGCCTGCCCGACACACCCATGCGGGCTCGCATGGCAAGTCACTTCTCGACTCTCTAA
- a CDS encoding M23 family metallopeptidase, translated as MDVTATIPQKLEADVQMRGEARLHLATDILAPRETAVVAAIAGRVLRLRQNSLGGLTAYLIDQEERYVYYYAHTAYYSTTITEGLEVEQGYVIGYVGTTGNAPPDTPHLHFQAMRLDLGLRDWSNGTPVDVRAFMKKRGEALL; from the coding sequence GTGGACGTAACTGCCACCATCCCGCAGAAGCTCGAAGCCGACGTCCAGATGAGGGGGGAAGCGCGCCTTCATCTTGCCACCGACATCCTTGCTCCCCGCGAGACGGCAGTCGTTGCCGCGATCGCCGGCAGGGTGCTTCGCCTGCGACAGAATTCACTCGGCGGACTCACGGCTTATCTCATCGATCAGGAGGAGCGGTACGTCTACTACTACGCCCACACGGCGTACTACTCTACGACAATCACCGAGGGACTCGAAGTCGAGCAGGGGTACGTCATCGGATACGTTGGGACAACCGGCAATGCTCCGCCGGACACACCGCATCTGCATTTTCAGGCGATGCGGCTCGACCTCGGGCTGCGCGACTGGTCGAACGGCACGCCGGTTGACGTGAGAGCGTTCATGAAGAAGAGAGGCGAGGCCCTGCTATGA
- a CDS encoding type II toxin-antitoxin system VapC family toxin — MSDQLLLDTHVVLWWRGNDERLTLTAREAIAAASLVFVSAASAWEIAIKSALGRVRLPQSFADGTQQSGFIELPISFQHAQAVEFLPSHHADPFDRMLLAQAKVERLVIVTHDRRFEPYGQAILWT; from the coding sequence ATGAGTGATCAGCTGCTGCTCGACACCCACGTCGTTCTCTGGTGGCGCGGGAACGACGAACGCCTGACCCTCACAGCGCGCGAAGCCATCGCTGCAGCATCACTCGTCTTCGTCAGCGCCGCCTCGGCATGGGAGATCGCGATCAAGTCGGCCCTTGGAAGAGTCAGACTTCCTCAATCATTCGCGGACGGGACGCAGCAAAGTGGATTCATCGAGCTGCCGATTTCATTCCAGCACGCTCAAGCCGTCGAGTTTCTCCCGTCACATCACGCTGACCCGTTCGATCGCATGCTGCTCGCGCAGGCCAAGGTCGAGCGCCTCGTGATCGTCACGCACGATAGACGCTTCGAGCCCTACGGTCAGGCCATCCTGTGGACGTAA
- a CDS encoding SRPBCC domain-containing protein, protein MPEILHQLVIDVPPPATFDAITEQRGLASWWTTDVKAEPKMGSIAEFGFNGRSMVFDMRVVALDKPNFVRWHCLAGHAEWCNTDLIFALSSRKGGTLLRFAHRGWEFSDGILAQCSYDWARYLASLKSYLETGTGTPHEAKKTEDDTLPAER, encoded by the coding sequence ATGCCAGAGATTCTTCATCAGCTCGTCATCGACGTGCCGCCGCCCGCTACTTTCGACGCGATCACCGAGCAGCGCGGTCTCGCGAGCTGGTGGACGACAGACGTCAAAGCCGAGCCAAAGATGGGCAGCATCGCGGAGTTCGGTTTCAACGGACGGTCGATGGTGTTCGACATGCGCGTCGTCGCACTCGACAAGCCCAATTTCGTTCGCTGGCACTGTCTCGCGGGACACGCCGAGTGGTGCAACACCGACCTGATCTTTGCGCTGTCTTCGCGCAAGGGTGGGACTCTCTTACGGTTTGCGCACCGCGGCTGGGAATTCAGCGACGGAATTCTCGCACAATGCAGTTACGACTGGGCACGCTACCTTGCCAGCTTGAAGTCCTATCTCGAGACAGGAACTGGCACGCCGCACGAGGCCAAGAAAACCGAGGACGACACGCTGCCCGCTGAACGCTGA